The Thermomicrobiales bacterium genome contains the following window.
CGATGTAGAGAATGCGCGATCTTCGGCAAGCTGCCGCTCCGCGTCGACCGAATGCTGAATCAGCGAGCGGACGAGTGTCGGCTCGGTTTCGAGGGGGTGCCGGCCGGCACGGATATTCGAAAGCTGAACCATGTTCTCGATCAGGCTCGCCAGCCGGCGACTCTCCGAGGCGATGTCGCTGAGGAAGGCGTGCCGGCTCTCCGCGTCGAGCGCGCTCCAATCGCGCAGCAGCATCGTCGCGCCGCCCTGGATCGTCGTCAACGGCGTGCGGAGCTCGTGGGAAACCAGCGAAAGGAAGTCATCCTTGAGCTGTTCGGCGTCCTTGATCTGGCTGATGTCCTGGAACACGACGACGGCGCCGCTCACCATTCCGGTCGAATCCCGCAGCGGAGTGCTGTTAACCAGGATCGTGATCTCGTCACCGTTCGGGCGCAGCAACCGGAGCTCATGGCGCGCAACGGTTTCTCCATCGAGGAGTGAACGAACCATCGGGATGCCGTAGCGCTCGACGGGCGTGCCATCGGCGTCGAACCGCGGGTTACGCGAGAGAAACTCGTCCACCGAAATCGGCGTCGTGATCGCCCACCCCAACAGCTCGGATGCCTGGGAGTTAGCCATCGTCACCTCCTCCTCCGGCCCTGGCTCGAGGAGGAGAATCGCCTCCGGCAACTGGTCGATGATCGTGCGCAATCGTTCCTGCTGAAGCTCGATCGCCGAATACAGCCGCGCGTTCTCGATCGCGACGGCGGCGTGACGCGCGAGCAGCTCGACGAGGCGGGCATCCTCGTCGGTAAACTCGCCGCCAAAGCGCTTCTCGGTCAGATACAGATTTCCAAGCACGTGGCCGCGGGCAACAATTGGCACTCCCAGAAAGCTGCGCATCGGCGGATGATTCGGGGGAAATCCGACCGACGCCGGGTGCGTGGACAGATCGACCAGTCGAATCGTGCGCGGTTCGGCAAGGAGCAACCCGAGGATACCGCGCCCTCGCGGCGGATGCCCGATTCGGCCCTCCTCGGCCTCGGTCATGCCCGATGTCAAGAACGACGTCAGCTCGCCGTCGGGGCCGGGGATGCCGAGCGCCGCGTAGCGCGCGCCGGCCAGCTCGGCTGCCAGATCCACGATCCGTCGGAGGACGGTGTTGAGCTCTAGCTCGCTGGTGACGGCCAGGACCGAACGACTGACGACCTCGAGCTGCGACGCGAGATTCAGGCGGCTACGCTCATTCTCGATCGCCTGGCGAAATCCGACCGAGGCTGCGTGGAGCGCCGCGATCGCGCGCCCCTCAGCATCCGAATCCAGCGTCGCGACGTCAGACTGATTGTCGATCGGCCGGCGGTATGGGCCAAGGACGACCACCGAATCGCGACTCGCGTCGTACCGGGTGGCCAGATAGCGATGATAGTTGATCTGCGTCTCGACGGTGCCAAGGCCGTGTTGCACGGTGGCTGCCATTATCTCGCGTCGGACAGCAGCCGGGGCGCTGGCAAGCAACGACACCGGCACGCCAATCGCCCTGGAGAGCGCCTCGGTGACCGGCTTGATGACACTGAGGGGCATTAGCCCTCCTCGCCCGGTGGCTCCATCCGGTAGCCGACCCCGGGAAAGGTGCGGATCAGCGGGTTTTCGTTGTCCTGGTCATCCAGCTTCTTGCGGATACGGCTCACCCATGTGCGCAGATAGTAGGTCTCGTCGCGGAACTCCGGCCCCCAGATGCGCGAAAGAAGCTCGCTGTGGAGCATCACCCGGCCGGCGTTGGAGGCGAGCTGATAGAGCACCTCCCACTCGGTCCGGCTCAGCTGGATCTCTGCGCCGTTCACGATCACATTGCGATTGACCAGGTCGATCGTGACGCGGGGATACTCCAGGATCTGGCTGGCCGGGGTTGCGCCGCCGGCCGAGCGGCGGAGGATCGCCGCGATCCGGGCCGAGAGCTCGTCGGGATCGAACGGCTTCGTGACATAATCATCGGCG
Protein-coding sequences here:
- a CDS encoding ATP-binding protein → MPLSVIKPVTEALSRAIGVPVSLLASAPAAVRREIMAATVQHGLGTVETQINYHRYLATRYDASRDSVVVLGPYRRPIDNQSDVATLDSDAEGRAIAALHAASVGFRQAIENERSRLNLASQLEVVSRSVLAVTSELELNTVLRRIVDLAAELAGARYAALGIPGPDGELTSFLTSGMTEAEEGRIGHPPRGRGILGLLLAEPRTIRLVDLSTHPASVGFPPNHPPMRSFLGVPIVARGHVLGNLYLTEKRFGGEFTDEDARLVELLARHAAVAIENARLYSAIELQQERLRTIIDQLPEAILLLEPGPEEEVTMANSQASELLGWAITTPISVDEFLSRNPRFDADGTPVERYGIPMVRSLLDGETVARHELRLLRPNGDEITILVNSTPLRDSTGMVSGAVVVFQDISQIKDAEQLKDDFLSLVSHELRTPLTTIQGGATMLLRDWSALDAESRHAFLSDIASESRRLASLIENMVQLSNIRAGRHPLETEPTLVRSLIQHSVDAERQLAEDRAFSTSSEPGLMLDADPDWIDQVLRNLIHNAVKYTPAGLPIEVLARARGEWVEFAVRDYGPGIDEDDLPLVFERFHRAASARRSNAPGMGLGLYLARVVVEAHGGRIWIERPEDGGLRVVFIIPALTGDEPD
- a CDS encoding response regulator transcription factor; the encoded protein is MRKHMILVADDDAPILRLVRAKLQTDGYAVVTATNGEEAVQSAERERPDLVVLDIMMPVVDGLEAMKRIRQVSNVPIILLTARASGADKIRGLDQGADDYVTKPFDPDELSARIAAILRRSAGGATPASQILEYPRVTIDLVNRNVIVNGAEIQLSRTEWEVLYQLASNAGRVMLHSELLSRIWGPEFRDETYYLRTWVSRIRKKLDDQDNENPLIRTFPGVGYRMEPPGEEG